From a region of the Fibrobacter sp. UWR4 genome:
- the murJ gene encoding murein biosynthesis integral membrane protein MurJ, with product MNKAAIIVAVSMLLSRVLGIFREMLLAHAAGVSLEKNALDLAFMIPDILNHVVSTGFLSIIFIPIFTGYKVAGDEEKSWKFFSNVLNTFGAILLVLVVPAFIFMPELLTLLTTSGATPELLERATYYGRIILPGQIFIFVGSILVAVQHTRKQFLIPSLTGLIYNVAIVGGGLLGILLGKYSGVNYGLEGFAWGVPVGAFIGFFALQIFGAKRGGVKYELIMQPTHPDIVRYFKMMLPMSLGVGSMFGLEFIIRSFGSSFGGSGISSLNYAYRVMYTLVAVFGFSVSVTSYPDMARLVKEGQIKQLNEKIWKSLSRMFCILIPAVVAVWALSFPAVRILFERGAFHRETTEAITEILRWYLPVSLGLCLQAVLVRSFYAAERMWLPTLLNTGIFAATIPAYILLSEPLGIKSVPIVGATGALLQVISMIFMWARKNGTDGMKNALLNMGRALVAFGIMIVAALGLDHVTGEFVRNTNLVVLVIYSCVAGVILLCVTLFIQKILGSKDAGDILNELLGKFLRKLKLKK from the coding sequence ATGAACAAAGCCGCCATTATTGTCGCTGTAAGTATGCTCCTCAGCCGTGTGCTGGGAATTTTCCGTGAAATGCTTTTGGCCCATGCCGCCGGCGTCTCTCTCGAAAAGAACGCCCTGGACCTGGCCTTCATGATTCCGGATATTCTGAACCATGTGGTAAGCACCGGATTTTTGTCAATCATCTTCATCCCGATTTTCACGGGCTACAAGGTGGCTGGCGACGAGGAAAAGAGCTGGAAGTTCTTCAGCAACGTGCTGAACACCTTCGGTGCTATTTTGCTGGTACTGGTCGTTCCGGCTTTTATATTCATGCCCGAATTGTTAACGCTTTTGACTACAAGCGGCGCCACCCCGGAACTTCTGGAACGCGCCACCTACTATGGCCGCATCATCCTGCCGGGTCAGATTTTCATCTTCGTAGGTAGCATTCTCGTCGCCGTGCAGCACACCCGAAAGCAGTTCCTCATTCCTTCCCTCACCGGCCTGATTTACAACGTGGCAATCGTTGGCGGCGGCCTGCTTGGAATTCTTCTCGGTAAGTACAGTGGCGTGAACTACGGTCTGGAAGGATTTGCCTGGGGCGTTCCCGTAGGCGCCTTCATCGGATTCTTCGCCCTGCAGATTTTTGGCGCCAAGCGTGGCGGAGTCAAGTACGAACTGATCATGCAGCCCACCCACCCCGACATCGTTCGCTATTTCAAGATGATGTTGCCCATGTCCCTGGGAGTTGGCTCCATGTTCGGTCTGGAATTCATTATCCGTAGCTTCGGCTCTAGCTTTGGAGGCAGCGGTATTTCCAGCCTGAATTACGCCTACCGCGTGATGTACACGCTGGTGGCTGTTTTCGGATTCTCCGTTTCCGTCACCAGCTACCCCGACATGGCCCGTCTGGTAAAGGAAGGTCAGATCAAGCAGCTCAACGAAAAAATCTGGAAGAGCCTTTCCCGCATGTTCTGCATCCTCATTCCTGCAGTTGTGGCTGTTTGGGCACTCTCCTTCCCTGCCGTGCGAATCCTGTTTGAACGTGGCGCCTTCCATCGCGAAACCACCGAGGCCATTACCGAAATTTTGCGCTGGTACCTGCCCGTATCCTTGGGCCTTTGCCTCCAGGCAGTTCTTGTCCGTAGCTTCTACGCCGCAGAACGCATGTGGCTTCCCACCCTGCTGAACACCGGAATCTTTGCAGCCACCATCCCCGCCTATATCCTGCTCTCCGAACCTCTAGGCATCAAGAGCGTGCCTATCGTAGGTGCCACCGGAGCCCTTCTGCAGGTGATTTCCATGATCTTTATGTGGGCCCGCAAGAACGGTACCGACGGTATGAAAAATGCATTGCTGAACATGGGCCGCGCCCTGGTAGCCTTCGGCATCATGATCGTTGCAGCCCTGGGCCTGGACCATGTAACAGGTGAATTTGTCCGTAATACGAACCTGGTGGTTCTCGTTATCTACAGCTGCGTTGCAGGTGTCATCCTTCTTTGCGTGACCCTATTCATCCAGAAAATCCTGGGCAGCAAGGACGCCGGCGACATCCTCAACGAACTTTTAGGCAAGTTCCTGAGAAAGCTGAAGTTGAAGAAGTAG
- a CDS encoding MFS transporter: MKLWKNAGAIPFFVSAFCTSFVQMGLFIVFQRWLSFSFMGPSFFWRSMLLQFALFVPCIFMMPATSYFTSRFRKGRVMAWSSVGMSAALIPIAILFGLDIGWVAFGLVLLFGIFYAIFTPAKLAVTKEIFGEENLALANAWQMVFSVLGIASVSCLTVGALPEVSPETAFVQEINLPGTVFNFSVLPYLFLGISVASTIFTFFIRVGERHTKTKFRSPKRIFSSTWSIPLVRLSILGLSIFWALSQIFLMLSQDLTGEHLVSLFQGSLVLTAVGYVFGSFAAARASRNFYETGLIPFAVVGAAILMFVLPFVENIIVRSVLYSILGFVAGCLFVLLRTIIQHYTRPDTSGRVHSVSSMIQMSVMFVFLGAQCLLLAFSDLELQQFFPILGVILTICFWLTLRRTPMALLRAGLRFAFAFVFRYRVNVMGVQNIPETGPVLLVGPHFSYIDWAVLQIASPRPLRIASNRNTFADWYQRWLFHGKFLIPINRRDPKPAMEEINKALKNGEVVVIFPEGEVSKSPFISKFSLNYHEAIVDTDALIVPFYIQGLWGSRYSHANECVNRPQVFNRTVSVGFSKPVPAETSEEQVRADIQMLSADVWTLAMKHSKTIVPLWFRAMRKRRNRPILIDPAGKHVSGHGMIRLCHQFGERIHAVAKSDKRVGFMLPTSRDAALGILSILGTGKTSVNLNYTAPVDTVLGCIKKAEISTVVTTRYFFDKLCGKNAAFAEVAKVCKMIYLDEEESKIGMISRLLDSALIKVVPGRVLQFFWFTSAKLDDDALILFSSGSEGTPKGVELTHFNIISNSQQCDYIVKLHRGDVMTALLPLFHSFGFTMTFMMALLDAVPMVLCPDPTDIKTLARVCAQYKATILMGTPTFLRAIAINRWVHPMCLDSIRMIVAGAEKLRPEMRDAFKLKFGKDIYEAYGCTELSPLATLNAPNVLLDDFLTMCKCSDTSSIGQIIPGSVGAIIDPETNEFLDPSSEGMLAVTGPQVMRGYLKDPEKTAAGIFEKDGRRWYKTGDKCTITADGFVQILGRYSRFAKLGGEMISLTAVELRLAETGLLEGMEFAVVAVPDSVKGERIVLMVVGDFDPEDLSRKIRKSGIPPLMIPGSVFKVDSIPKLGSGKWDFPNMKKLAIELVEQAGVK; this comes from the coding sequence ATGAAACTCTGGAAGAATGCTGGAGCTATTCCGTTCTTTGTATCCGCGTTCTGTACTTCCTTTGTACAGATGGGTCTATTTATAGTTTTCCAGCGCTGGTTGTCCTTTTCCTTCATGGGTCCTAGCTTTTTCTGGCGCAGCATGCTGCTCCAGTTTGCGTTGTTCGTGCCCTGCATCTTCATGATGCCTGCGACCAGCTACTTTACCAGTCGTTTCCGCAAGGGACGGGTCATGGCCTGGTCCTCCGTAGGCATGTCTGCGGCCCTTATCCCCATTGCCATCCTTTTCGGTCTTGACATCGGGTGGGTGGCCTTTGGACTCGTCCTGCTTTTTGGAATTTTCTATGCCATCTTTACGCCTGCGAAACTGGCGGTCACTAAGGAAATCTTCGGCGAGGAAAACCTTGCCCTTGCAAACGCCTGGCAGATGGTCTTTTCCGTCCTGGGTATTGCCAGTGTCTCTTGCCTTACGGTGGGCGCCCTGCCGGAAGTAAGTCCCGAAACCGCCTTTGTCCAGGAAATCAACCTTCCGGGGACGGTCTTCAACTTCTCTGTTTTGCCTTACCTGTTCCTGGGGATTAGCGTCGCCTCCACTATTTTCACGTTCTTCATTAGGGTGGGGGAGCGCCATACTAAAACCAAGTTCCGTTCTCCCAAGCGTATTTTCTCGTCCACCTGGTCTATTCCCCTGGTCCGCCTCTCTATTCTTGGCCTGTCCATTTTCTGGGCACTATCCCAGATCTTCCTGATGCTGTCCCAGGATCTTACGGGTGAACACCTGGTAAGCCTATTCCAGGGGTCCCTGGTGCTTACGGCTGTAGGTTACGTCTTTGGTTCCTTTGCCGCAGCTCGTGCATCCCGTAATTTTTACGAGACCGGGCTTATTCCGTTTGCTGTGGTGGGTGCCGCCATCTTGATGTTTGTCCTTCCCTTCGTCGAGAATATCATTGTTCGTTCTGTCCTGTATAGTATTCTTGGCTTTGTGGCGGGTTGCCTTTTCGTTCTGCTCCGTACCATTATTCAGCATTATACCAGGCCGGATACTTCGGGACGCGTCCATTCCGTTTCTTCCATGATCCAGATGAGCGTCATGTTCGTCTTCCTAGGGGCCCAGTGCCTGCTGCTTGCATTCTCGGATCTGGAACTGCAGCAGTTCTTCCCCATCCTGGGCGTCATCCTTACCATCTGTTTCTGGCTGACTCTTAGAAGAACTCCCATGGCACTTCTCCGTGCAGGTCTTCGATTCGCTTTCGCCTTTGTATTCAGGTACCGCGTCAATGTGATGGGCGTGCAGAACATTCCTGAAACTGGTCCGGTGCTGTTGGTGGGTCCCCACTTCAGCTATATCGACTGGGCCGTTCTTCAAATCGCAAGCCCTAGACCCCTGCGCATCGCAAGTAACCGCAATACATTCGCGGACTGGTACCAGCGCTGGCTTTTCCACGGCAAGTTCCTCATTCCCATTAACCGCCGCGATCCCAAGCCTGCCATGGAAGAGATCAACAAGGCTCTCAAGAATGGGGAAGTGGTGGTCATCTTCCCGGAAGGTGAAGTATCCAAGTCTCCTTTCATTTCCAAGTTCTCCCTGAACTACCACGAAGCCATCGTGGATACGGATGCCCTGATCGTTCCTTTCTATATCCAGGGCCTGTGGGGTAGCCGCTATAGCCACGCCAACGAATGCGTGAACCGTCCCCAGGTATTCAACCGTACGGTGAGCGTCGGTTTCTCCAAGCCGGTCCCTGCCGAAACTTCCGAGGAACAGGTTCGTGCCGATATCCAGATGCTCAGTGCCGATGTCTGGACCCTAGCCATGAAGCATTCCAAGACCATCGTGCCTCTATGGTTCAGGGCCATGCGCAAGAGACGCAACCGTCCTATCCTTATTGATCCTGCAGGCAAGCATGTTTCCGGTCATGGAATGATCCGCCTTTGCCATCAGTTTGGTGAACGTATCCATGCGGTTGCCAAGAGTGACAAGCGCGTGGGCTTCATGCTTCCTACTAGCCGTGACGCTGCTCTTGGTATTCTTTCCATTCTCGGTACCGGCAAGACTTCCGTGAACCTGAACTACACCGCTCCGGTGGATACGGTCCTTGGCTGCATCAAGAAGGCCGAAATTTCCACGGTGGTTACGACCCGCTACTTCTTTGATAAGCTGTGTGGCAAGAACGCTGCCTTCGCAGAAGTCGCCAAGGTCTGCAAGATGATTTATCTGGATGAGGAAGAATCCAAGATCGGTATGATTTCTCGCCTGTTGGATAGTGCCCTGATCAAGGTAGTTCCTGGTCGAGTGCTGCAGTTCTTCTGGTTCACTTCCGCAAAGCTGGACGATGATGCCCTCATCCTGTTCAGCTCCGGTTCCGAGGGTACGCCTAAGGGTGTGGAACTGACCCACTTCAATATTATTTCCAACTCCCAGCAGTGCGACTACATCGTGAAGCTGCACCGCGGCGATGTGATGACGGCCCTTCTCCCGCTGTTCCATTCCTTCGGCTTTACCATGACATTCATGATGGCCCTTCTGGATGCAGTCCCCATGGTGCTGTGTCCGGATCCCACGGACATCAAGACGCTGGCCCGTGTCTGCGCCCAGTACAAGGCAACCATCCTGATGGGTACGCCCACCTTCCTTCGCGCCATCGCCATCAACCGCTGGGTCCACCCTATGTGTCTGGATTCCATCCGTATGATCGTGGCTGGTGCAGAAAAGCTCCGTCCCGAAATGCGCGATGCCTTCAAGCTGAAGTTCGGTAAGGACATCTACGAAGCTTATGGCTGTACGGAACTTTCCCCGCTTGCAACTCTTAACGCTCCTAACGTGCTTCTGGATGACTTCCTGACCATGTGCAAGTGTAGCGACACTTCCAGTATCGGCCAGATCATTCCGGGTTCCGTCGGCGCCATTATCGATCCCGAAACCAACGAGTTCCTGGATCCCTCCAGCGAAGGCATGCTGGCTGTTACAGGTCCCCAGGTCATGCGTGGTTACCTGAAGGATCCCGAAAAGACTGCCGCTGGTATTTTTGAAAAGGATGGCCGCCGCTGGTACAAGACTGGGGACAAGTGCACCATCACCGCCGACGGCTTCGTCCAGATTCTCGGTCGTTACAGCCGATTCGCAAAGCTTGGCGGCGAAATGATTTCCTTGACCGCCGTGGAACTTCGTCTTGCAGAAACCGGCCTTCTGGAAGGTATGGAATTTGCGGTGGTTGCAGTTCCCGATTCCGTCAAGGGCGAACGTATCGTGCTGATGGTGGTGGGTGACTTCGATCCGGAAGATCTCTCCCGCAAGATCCGCAAGTCCGGCATTCCGCCTCTCATGATTCCTGGCTCTGTCTTCAAGGTGGATAGCATTCCCAAGCTGGGATCTGGCAAGTGGGACTTCCCCAACATGAAGAAGCTGGCTATTGAGCTGGTGGAACAGGCTGGCGTGAAGTAA
- a CDS encoding adenosylhomocysteinase, with product MASEIRDISLAESGERKLEWVHRNCSLLGMLKEEFEKTKPFAGKKIALSVHLEAKTGYLCQVLKAGGAEMYVTGSNPLSTQDDVAAALVKEGMEVHAWYDATAKEYEDHIRHTLQCGPNIIIDDGGDLVNMVHNEMPELIPNIIGGCEETTTGIIRLEAMNKAGKLMFPMVRVNNADCKHLFDNRYGTGQSVWDGINRTTNLIVAGKQVVVAGYGWCGKGTAMRAKGLGARVIVTEVDPVKAIEAVMDGFDVMPMREAAKIGDFFVTVTGCDGVIDAEDLSVMKDGAILANAGHFDCEIDVAWLKKNAVEIREQRKNIMGYKLPTGQWVFVLGEGRLVNLACGDGHPAEIMDMSFAIQALSAKYLVEHAGELKEKIIDVPREVDQEVARKKLKFLGKEIDTLTAEQEKYLHSYNLDV from the coding sequence ATGGCAAGTGAAATCAGAGACATTAGCCTGGCCGAATCTGGCGAACGTAAACTGGAATGGGTTCATCGCAACTGCAGCCTCCTGGGCATGCTGAAGGAAGAATTCGAAAAGACCAAGCCCTTCGCCGGCAAGAAGATTGCTCTATCCGTCCATCTGGAAGCAAAGACGGGTTACCTGTGCCAGGTGCTGAAGGCTGGCGGTGCAGAAATGTACGTGACCGGATCCAACCCGCTCTCCACTCAGGATGACGTGGCTGCAGCCCTCGTGAAGGAAGGCATGGAAGTCCACGCCTGGTACGACGCTACTGCAAAGGAATACGAAGACCATATCCGTCACACTCTGCAGTGCGGCCCCAACATCATTATCGATGACGGTGGCGACCTGGTGAACATGGTCCACAACGAAATGCCGGAACTCATTCCCAACATTATCGGCGGCTGCGAAGAAACCACCACCGGGATTATCCGCCTGGAAGCCATGAACAAGGCTGGCAAGCTGATGTTCCCCATGGTCCGCGTGAACAATGCCGACTGTAAGCATCTCTTTGACAACCGCTATGGTACTGGTCAGTCCGTATGGGACGGCATCAACCGTACTACCAACCTGATCGTGGCTGGTAAGCAGGTTGTTGTGGCTGGCTACGGCTGGTGCGGTAAGGGTACCGCCATGCGTGCCAAGGGTCTTGGCGCCCGCGTCATCGTCACCGAAGTGGATCCGGTGAAGGCAATCGAGGCTGTCATGGATGGTTTCGACGTAATGCCCATGCGCGAAGCTGCAAAGATCGGCGACTTCTTCGTGACCGTTACCGGCTGCGACGGCGTTATCGATGCTGAAGACCTTTCCGTAATGAAGGACGGCGCCATCCTCGCCAACGCCGGTCACTTCGACTGCGAAATCGACGTGGCATGGCTGAAGAAGAACGCCGTTGAAATTCGCGAACAGCGCAAGAACATCATGGGCTACAAGCTGCCCACCGGCCAGTGGGTATTTGTCCTTGGTGAAGGCCGCCTGGTGAACCTGGCCTGCGGCGACGGCCATCCGGCTGAAATCATGGACATGAGCTTTGCTATCCAGGCTCTCTCTGCAAAGTACCTGGTGGAACACGCCGGCGAACTGAAGGAAAAGATCATCGACGTTCCTCGCGAAGTGGACCAGGAAGTGGCCCGCAAGAAGCTGAAGTTCCTGGGCAAGGAAATCGATACTCTCACTGCCGAACAGGAAAAGTATCTGCACTCCTACAACCTGGATGTGTAA
- a CDS encoding amidohydrolase — MGIVIKNTLAIVPAGAKDEVKETSIYIEGDKIVAMGEAPAGFKADKVIDGTDKLAIPGLVNCHTHSYMSFMRNVADDLSFMDWLFGTIDPIEQKMTDEDTYWGACLAIIEMMKSGTTCFNDMMMNIKQTTRAIKESGMRAVMCRGLVGSAEDDGGRIQQTYDEMEFCKDCDRITFKFGPHAPYTCTEDYFRRVSDEAKKAGIGIHVHLSESVAEIQGTQEKYGYSPIVMADKNGLFDVPCIAAHCVQVDEVDMDIMARKGVSVVTNPASNMKLGNGFAPVPEMMAKGINVCLGTDGAASNNSLNMFHEMSLLALIHKGTHKSPQCVSAREVFRMATINGAKALCLENQIGSLEVGKKADIAILDLNNPSLMPKNNLIAGLSYSANGSEVDTVIIDGKVTMENRKVLTLDEKLVYQKVNEIIKRMGLENKEYV; from the coding sequence ATGGGAATCGTCATTAAGAATACATTGGCTATCGTGCCTGCAGGCGCCAAGGACGAAGTGAAGGAAACCTCCATCTATATCGAGGGCGACAAGATTGTTGCTATGGGTGAAGCTCCCGCAGGCTTCAAGGCAGACAAGGTCATTGACGGTACCGACAAGCTTGCAATCCCTGGTCTCGTAAACTGCCACACTCATTCCTACATGAGCTTTATGCGTAACGTGGCTGACGACCTTTCCTTTATGGATTGGCTGTTCGGCACCATCGATCCCATTGAACAGAAGATGACCGATGAGGACACCTACTGGGGCGCTTGCCTTGCCATCATCGAAATGATGAAGAGCGGTACCACCTGCTTTAACGACATGATGATGAACATCAAGCAGACCACCCGCGCCATCAAGGAATCAGGCATGCGCGCCGTCATGTGCCGCGGTCTCGTCGGCAGCGCCGAAGACGACGGCGGACGCATCCAGCAGACTTATGACGAAATGGAATTCTGCAAGGACTGCGACCGCATCACTTTCAAGTTCGGTCCCCATGCCCCCTACACCTGCACCGAGGATTATTTCCGTCGCGTATCCGACGAAGCCAAGAAGGCTGGCATCGGCATCCATGTGCATCTTTCCGAAAGCGTGGCCGAAATCCAGGGCACCCAGGAAAAGTACGGCTACTCCCCCATCGTCATGGCCGACAAGAACGGGCTCTTTGACGTTCCCTGCATTGCCGCCCACTGCGTCCAGGTGGATGAAGTCGATATGGACATCATGGCCCGCAAGGGAGTTTCCGTGGTGACCAATCCCGCAAGCAATATGAAGCTGGGCAACGGATTTGCTCCTGTTCCCGAAATGATGGCCAAGGGCATCAACGTGTGCCTGGGTACCGACGGGGCCGCCTCCAACAATTCCTTGAACATGTTCCATGAAATGAGCCTGTTGGCCTTGATCCACAAGGGAACTCATAAGAGCCCCCAGTGCGTCAGCGCCCGGGAGGTTTTCCGCATGGCCACCATTAACGGCGCCAAGGCATTGTGCCTTGAAAACCAGATTGGTTCCCTGGAAGTGGGCAAGAAGGCAGACATCGCTATCCTTGACTTGAACAATCCTTCCCTGATGCCCAAGAACAACTTGATCGCAGGCCTCTCTTATTCCGCCAACGGAAGTGAAGTGGACACCGTGATTATTGACGGCAAGGTGACCATGGAAAACCGCAAGGTCCTTACCCTGGACGAAAAGCTGGTGTACCAGAAGGTGAACGAAATCATCAAGCGCATGGGCCTGGAAAACAAGGAATACGTTTAA
- a CDS encoding alpha/beta hydrolase: MKLDCLIPAIFAMSSILHAAPQGEVSYVADPKLGDPFQVLFYDAGDSSQYRATLIRYAGPFEQENGSKPEAKAVVFYIHGFNDYFFQKELAQKADSAGYAFYAIDLHKYGRSYREGERLGEVYDLAEYYPELDSAIARIKTETKAPIVLLGHSTGGLIASVYAADRGNGKDFAAIVLNSPFMDMNTNFLLELAVPLVSKIGSIFPNIEVPRTANSCYSESIHKNYGGLWDYDFSLKNFESIPINLGWLRAIHQGHVAVQKGMDLIPPILVMHSGCSERSDECVETYSRCDGVLDVEDIDRYGRKLGRNVQMQVIENGLHDLYLSHEPARGNAYQATFQFLDNVLPKEIH, from the coding sequence ATGAAATTGGATTGTCTTATACCGGCCATTTTTGCCATGAGTTCCATTCTCCATGCGGCTCCGCAGGGGGAGGTTTCTTACGTTGCCGACCCGAAACTAGGCGATCCGTTCCAGGTTCTCTTTTATGATGCAGGCGATTCCAGCCAGTATCGAGCTACGCTGATCAGGTACGCGGGACCATTTGAGCAGGAAAACGGCAGTAAGCCCGAAGCAAAGGCCGTCGTCTTTTACATTCACGGATTTAATGACTATTTCTTCCAGAAGGAACTGGCCCAGAAGGCCGATTCCGCCGGCTATGCTTTTTATGCCATAGACCTTCACAAGTACGGAAGATCCTATAGGGAAGGGGAACGCCTGGGAGAAGTCTATGATTTGGCGGAATACTACCCGGAATTGGATTCCGCAATCGCCAGGATAAAGACCGAGACCAAGGCTCCTATTGTCCTTCTGGGGCATAGTACCGGAGGTCTTATTGCTTCCGTATACGCTGCTGATAGGGGGAATGGCAAGGATTTTGCCGCAATTGTCCTAAACAGTCCCTTCATGGATATGAACACCAATTTCCTGTTGGAACTTGCTGTCCCCCTGGTTTCCAAGATCGGCTCGATTTTCCCCAATATAGAGGTCCCCCGCACTGCCAACTCTTGCTACAGCGAAAGCATCCACAAAAATTATGGCGGCCTGTGGGATTACGATTTCAGTCTGAAGAATTTTGAAAGCATTCCCATCAATCTTGGATGGCTGAGAGCCATTCATCAGGGGCATGTTGCCGTCCAGAAGGGGATGGATCTTATTCCGCCCATTTTGGTCATGCATAGTGGCTGCAGCGAACGTAGCGATGAGTGTGTCGAGACCTACTCCCGTTGTGACGGCGTCCTGGACGTGGAGGATATTGACCGCTACGGCAGGAAGTTGGGGAGGAACGTCCAGATGCAGGTCATCGAGAATGGTCTACACGACCTCTATCTTTCCCATGAACCTGCCCGTGGAAACGCCTATCAGGCAACCTTCCAGTTCCTGGATAACGTCCTGCCCAAAGAAATCCACTAA
- a CDS encoding glycosyl hydrolase family 5, producing MKHPFVKSVLVLGAALALWNCGDEAASTLPVPGTGSQVTIPSENSPIVSGTSAADLVLSEPCWILNADQLYVITTKLEVFNAAGVKVGTYDPTTFSVLDVNGALLMAGVNYLELPIVDPASYNNQNTNPSITPVASSASNGSQTTPVASSASNGNQTQPAPASSASNGGQQTTPKSSASNGNQTQPAPASSASNNNQQQGSDGTCFDKVSGKNVKPYENLAGKNGESYAYAQDCSLNCYYDPAQKNCASIATSNGGNNQQQPQSSAAQPKSSSSQPKSSSSQPKSSSSQQTQNGGNTSGTISSNYTIKYVNGGKSGSGYATRYWDCCEPHCAWPEHGGKASTCDAQGNKVQGGSRSMCDGGNAGICRGQFPIVVNDQLAFAFAATPGGENNCGKCFDLAFTGKGKYATDNHKKLVGKHLIVMSSNVGYDVAGGQFDVMIPGGGFGIFDGCSQKMGWGSQGSQYGGLLDECEKETNYTASKYKSCLTSKCEKSFSGDAAAKEGCLFMANWMEAAGNPLLEYKEVECPKELIERF from the coding sequence ATGAAACACCCCTTTGTGAAGTCCGTTCTGGTTCTCGGTGCAGCACTTGCGCTCTGGAACTGCGGCGATGAAGCAGCAAGCACCCTCCCCGTTCCCGGTACGGGCTCCCAGGTAACAATTCCCAGCGAAAACAGCCCCATCGTTTCCGGCACTAGCGCAGCTGACCTGGTTCTTAGCGAACCCTGCTGGATCCTTAACGCAGACCAGCTTTATGTCATTACCACCAAGCTGGAAGTCTTCAATGCTGCCGGTGTGAAGGTCGGTACCTACGATCCGACGACTTTCAGCGTTTTGGACGTAAACGGCGCCTTGCTCATGGCCGGCGTGAACTACCTGGAATTGCCCATTGTCGACCCGGCAAGCTACAATAACCAGAATACCAATCCGAGTATCACTCCTGTCGCAAGCTCTGCAAGCAACGGCAGCCAGACCACTCCTGTTGCAAGTTCCGCAAGCAACGGCAACCAGACTCAGCCTGCTCCGGCAAGCTCCGCTAGCAACGGTGGCCAGCAGACTACTCCGAAGAGTTCCGCAAGCAACGGCAACCAGACTCAGCCTGCTCCGGCAAGCTCTGCTAGCAACAACAACCAGCAGCAGGGTTCTGACGGTACCTGTTTCGACAAGGTTTCCGGAAAGAACGTAAAGCCCTATGAAAATCTCGCTGGCAAGAATGGCGAATCCTACGCCTACGCTCAGGATTGCTCCCTGAACTGCTACTACGACCCGGCACAGAAGAACTGCGCATCTATTGCAACAAGCAATGGCGGCAACAACCAGCAGCAGCCCCAGTCTTCCGCTGCCCAGCCCAAGTCCTCCTCTAGCCAACCGAAGTCTTCCAGCTCTCAGCCGAAGTCTTCCTCTAGCCAGCAGACTCAGAATGGTGGCAACACTAGCGGCACCATCAGCAGCAATTACACCATCAAGTACGTGAACGGCGGTAAGTCCGGTTCCGGCTACGCAACCCGTTACTGGGACTGCTGCGAACCCCACTGCGCATGGCCCGAACACGGCGGCAAGGCTTCCACTTGCGACGCACAGGGTAACAAGGTCCAGGGTGGTTCCAGAAGTATGTGCGATGGCGGTAACGCAGGTATCTGCCGCGGTCAGTTCCCCATCGTCGTGAACGACCAGCTGGCATTTGCATTTGCAGCAACTCCGGGTGGCGAAAACAACTGCGGTAAGTGCTTCGACCTGGCCTTCACCGGTAAGGGCAAGTACGCAACCGACAACCACAAGAAGCTCGTTGGCAAGCACCTGATTGTGATGTCCAGCAACGTGGGTTATGACGTGGCTGGCGGTCAGTTCGATGTGATGATTCCGGGCGGTGGCTTCGGTATCTTTGACGGTTGCTCCCAGAAGATGGGTTGGGGCTCCCAGGGTTCCCAGTACGGTGGCCTCCTGGACGAATGCGAAAAGGAAACCAACTACACTGCTTCCAAGTACAAGAGCTGCTTGACCAGCAAGTGCGAAAAATCCTTCTCCGGCGACGCCGCTGCTAAGGAAGGCTGCCTCTTCATGGCTAACTGGATGGAAGCCGCAGGCAACCCGCTCCTCGAATACAAGGAAGTGGAATGCCCCAAGGAACTCATCGAAAGATTCTAG